One stretch of Thermanaerosceptrum fracticalcis DNA includes these proteins:
- a CDS encoding (2Fe-2S)-binding protein, whose translation MMKHRIRFTINGEVREMEVKSNQRLLDLIRNDLDLTGTKEGCAGGECGACTVLVDGKAINSCLMLAVEADGKEILTIEGLAEGMVLDPIQESFVEHGALQCGFCIPGMIMSAKALLKKNPHPSEMEIREAISGNLCRCTGYEKIIEAILNVTQKQA comes from the coding sequence ATGATGAAACATAGAATCCGTTTTACGATTAACGGAGAAGTAAGAGAGATGGAGGTTAAATCTAACCAGCGACTCCTCGATCTGATTCGTAATGACTTGGACCTGACGGGCACTAAAGAAGGCTGTGCCGGAGGAGAGTGCGGCGCCTGTACTGTTCTCGTTGACGGTAAGGCGATTAACTCCTGCCTGATGTTGGCCGTAGAGGCTGACGGTAAAGAAATATTAACTATTGAAGGACTGGCCGAAGGTATGGTTCTTGATCCCATCCAGGAATCTTTTGTAGAGCATGGTGCCCTCCAGTGCGGTTTCTGTATACCGGGAATGATTATGTCGGCTAAGGCTTTGTTAAAGAAAAATCCCCACCCTTCGGAAATGGAAATTAGAGAGGCCATTAGCGGAAATCTCTGCCGTTGTACGGGATATGAGAAAATTATTGAAGCTATTCTAAATGTTACCCAAAAACAGGCCTGA
- a CDS encoding FAD binding domain-containing protein — MHQFMYVKPKDITEAVRTLAENGEKARVLAGGTDLIVRMVDKIWKPEVVIDIKGLKELSGIREIDNYGVAIGAATPLNEIIGHPLIQERFSILAEGAHEIGSCQIRNRATLGGNLCNASPLADTAPALLVLDAVAVVQGEEERLIPMTEFFAGPGKTTLARGELLKEIRIPYLPTESKGIYYKHARTKAVDLASVGVAVLALKPGEIRIALGAVAPTPVRAKKTEVFLKGKEITPYVIKEAVALVQEEVSPITDIRATEEYRREIIAVLVRRGLYEIQKFLRGE; from the coding sequence ATGCATCAATTCATGTATGTTAAACCAAAGGATATCACCGAAGCAGTGAGAACATTAGCAGAAAATGGAGAAAAAGCCAGGGTGCTTGCAGGTGGAACTGATTTAATTGTTCGTATGGTCGATAAAATATGGAAGCCTGAAGTTGTCATTGATATTAAAGGATTAAAGGAACTCTCGGGTATCAGGGAAATAGATAATTATGGTGTGGCTATCGGGGCGGCCACACCCCTTAACGAGATTATCGGACATCCCTTGATCCAGGAGCGCTTTTCTATCTTAGCGGAAGGAGCCCATGAAATAGGTTCGTGCCAGATTCGGAATCGTGCTACTCTGGGAGGAAACCTGTGCAATGCCTCGCCTTTGGCTGATACGGCGCCTGCTCTTTTGGTCTTGGACGCAGTGGCAGTTGTACAGGGAGAAGAGGAAAGACTCATACCTATGACGGAGTTCTTTGCCGGTCCGGGGAAGACTACCCTGGCCAGGGGCGAATTGTTAAAAGAAATTCGTATCCCCTATTTACCCACCGAAAGCAAGGGGATTTATTACAAGCATGCCAGGACTAAAGCTGTTGACTTGGCCTCAGTTGGTGTAGCCGTATTGGCCCTGAAGCCGGGAGAAATTCGCATTGCTTTGGGAGCTGTGGCACCTACACCTGTCAGAGCCAAAAAGACGGAAGTTTTCTTAAAGGGTAAAGAGATAACCCCTTACGTAATCAAAGAGGCTGTGGCCCTGGTGCAAGAAGAGGTATCTCCCATAACCGACATTCGCGCAACGGAAGAATACCGCCGGGAAATCATAGCTGTACTTGTTAGACGCGGCCTCTATGAAATACAAAAATTTCTACGGGGGGAGTGA
- a CDS encoding carbon-nitrogen hydrolase family protein produces MIEHIVAGVQIAAKPNDVEYNVAKMLMWLEKAAKEHRAQLVVFPESITTGFTPCMAVSDFYHLADTIPGKITDQIAREAKKLGVHVVLPMYEKGPEPSIIYNSSVLIDDLGRIVGVYRKTHPFPTERLEGGGWTTPGNEANVYETKLGRIGMIICYDGDFPELSRVLAIKGAEIITRPSALLRSFDIWSLTNHARAYDNHVYVVAVNAIGPDAGNNYYFGHSMIVSPIAQKLAQGRGTEEIISAKLDPEPLKYVSYGTLSPQIFDHLEDRNVGVYREILTPAKSAFEPSRRIPYKKTEL; encoded by the coding sequence ATGATCGAGCATATTGTGGCAGGAGTACAAATTGCCGCCAAACCCAATGATGTAGAGTATAACGTAGCCAAAATGCTTATGTGGTTAGAGAAGGCGGCTAAAGAACACAGGGCCCAGCTGGTTGTTTTTCCGGAAAGTATTACCACTGGTTTTACACCCTGTATGGCTGTTAGTGATTTCTACCATTTGGCCGATACAATCCCGGGCAAAATTACTGATCAGATTGCCAGAGAGGCTAAAAAGTTGGGTGTTCATGTGGTTCTGCCCATGTATGAAAAAGGTCCTGAGCCTTCCATTATCTACAACTCTTCAGTTTTAATTGACGACCTGGGACGAATTGTCGGAGTATACCGTAAAACTCATCCCTTCCCCACAGAAAGGCTGGAAGGGGGAGGATGGACTACCCCCGGAAATGAAGCCAATGTCTATGAGACCAAACTTGGTCGTATCGGTATGATCATCTGCTACGACGGGGATTTTCCCGAACTATCCAGGGTTCTGGCCATCAAAGGTGCTGAAATCATCACCCGCCCCTCGGCCTTATTAAGAAGTTTTGATATCTGGTCTTTGACCAATCATGCCCGGGCCTATGATAACCATGTCTATGTGGTAGCCGTTAACGCTATTGGGCCCGATGCGGGTAATAATTACTATTTTGGCCATAGCATGATTGTCAGTCCCATAGCCCAGAAATTAGCCCAGGGCAGGGGAACGGAAGAAATTATTTCGGCAAAATTAGATCCTGAACCCTTAAAATATGTGAGTTACGGGACCTTATCACCGCAAATTTTTGACCATTTAGAAGATAGAAATGTAGGTGTTTACCGGGAAATTCTCACGCCGGCCAAAAGTGCTTTTGAACCCTCAAGACGGATACCTTATAAAAAGACTGAATTGTAG
- the arcC gene encoding carbamate kinase produces MGKTIVLAFGGNAITKAGQKGTFPEQLANIKETCAHLVGLIKEGHRVVLTHGNGPQVGNLLIKNELSKSVVPAMPLDVCVSNTQGSLGYALQQELTNALVKEGIHVPVVTVVTRVEVDKDDPAFQNPTKPVGPFYTEEEAKKLREEKGYAMVEDSGRGWRRVVPSPFPLKILEKDAIRALIEAGAVVIAAGGGGIPVSQNDLGEYSGVEAVIDKDLAGQQLARDVGADTFVLLTGVSRVAINFGKPSQKELDVITAREGRQYQKEGHFPPGSMGPKMEAALLFVEKGGQKSIIAALEEIGPALKGETGTTIIPE; encoded by the coding sequence ATGGGAAAAACCATTGTATTAGCCTTTGGCGGTAATGCCATCACCAAGGCCGGTCAAAAAGGGACTTTTCCAGAACAGTTAGCCAATATTAAAGAAACCTGTGCTCATCTGGTAGGTCTTATTAAAGAAGGACATCGCGTAGTCTTGACCCACGGCAACGGACCCCAGGTCGGTAATCTGCTAATTAAAAATGAGTTAAGCAAATCTGTTGTACCCGCTATGCCTTTGGATGTTTGTGTATCTAATACTCAGGGTTCGTTAGGGTATGCTTTGCAGCAGGAACTCACCAATGCCTTAGTTAAAGAGGGTATTCATGTTCCAGTGGTTACAGTAGTCACAAGAGTCGAGGTAGATAAAGATGATCCGGCCTTCCAAAATCCTACCAAACCTGTGGGTCCTTTCTATACTGAAGAAGAGGCTAAAAAGCTTAGAGAAGAGAAAGGTTATGCCATGGTTGAGGATAGCGGGCGCGGTTGGCGCAGGGTCGTTCCTTCACCTTTTCCTCTGAAAATACTAGAAAAAGATGCGATTCGTGCTTTAATCGAGGCAGGTGCTGTGGTTATTGCTGCCGGTGGTGGCGGAATCCCGGTCTCCCAAAATGATTTGGGAGAGTATAGTGGAGTTGAAGCCGTTATTGATAAGGATTTAGCCGGTCAACAGCTAGCCCGGGATGTAGGAGCGGATACCTTTGTCTTGTTAACAGGGGTAAGCCGCGTTGCCATCAACTTTGGCAAGCCTTCACAAAAGGAGTTAGACGTTATTACTGCCAGGGAAGGCCGCCAATATCAAAAAGAAGGTCACTTTCCGCCCGGCAGCATGGGTCCTAAGATGGAAGCAGCTCTTTTATTTGTGGAAAAGGGAGGCCAAAAGTCAATTATTGCGGCCCTGGAAGAGATTGGACCAGCCTTAAAAGGAGAAACAGGTACCACTATTATTCCTGAGTAG
- a CDS encoding cyclase family protein, with protein sequence MIKNWDKVKMYDLTQPLSHLTPAWPTYEPLQIKFFKRLAPNGANGQLITTSNHVGTHLDGSLHFCTHGRDIASIPLTDLIGPGVVVDLSDIAEDYGIYTSKDITDRVEVREGDILLIHTGYVKYSWDQPEADEVRYMVKHPGPTREFSAWCKKMKIKWIGIDAGSADHPMNTKIRDWMPAQAKECDAYFRKKYNKSLEEMFPAEDYQLMHIDLFPHDIIHVENIGGQIREVLNKRLIIGCYPWRFVGGESSICRIVAFDEE encoded by the coding sequence GTGATTAAAAACTGGGACAAAGTAAAAATGTATGACTTAACCCAACCTCTCAGCCACTTGACTCCGGCCTGGCCTACCTATGAACCCTTACAAATCAAATTCTTCAAGCGTCTTGCCCCTAATGGCGCCAACGGACAGCTGATTACCACCAGCAACCACGTAGGAACTCACCTGGATGGTTCTTTACACTTCTGTACCCACGGCCGTGACATTGCCAGCATTCCTCTTACTGACCTCATTGGACCTGGTGTAGTTGTGGACCTCAGTGATATTGCTGAAGATTATGGTATCTATACTTCCAAAGATATTACCGACAGGGTGGAGGTTAGAGAAGGGGATATCCTCCTCATCCATACCGGCTACGTTAAATACAGTTGGGATCAACCCGAGGCCGATGAAGTGCGCTACATGGTAAAACATCCTGGTCCTACTCGTGAATTCTCAGCATGGTGTAAGAAAATGAAAATCAAGTGGATTGGTATTGATGCCGGCTCTGCTGACCACCCCATGAATACCAAGATCCGGGATTGGATGCCTGCCCAGGCTAAAGAATGTGATGCCTACTTTAGGAAGAAATACAATAAATCCCTTGAAGAAATGTTCCCTGCCGAAGATTATCAGTTGATGCACATTGACCTCTTCCCCCATGATATAATTCACGTGGAAAATATAGGGGGACAAATCCGTGAAGTCTTAAACAAGCGCCTCATCATCGGCTGCTACCCCTGGAGATTTGTGGGCGGTGAATCCAGTATTTGTCGTATTGTGGCCTTTGATGAAGAATAA
- a CDS encoding CaiB/BaiF CoA transferase family protein: MSNTKKLPLAGVKVLDMTRVLAGPFATMMLADFGAEVIKIERPEVGDDSREFGPFVDGFSAYFASLNRGKKSLTLELKIPEGKAVFLDLVKKVDVLVENFRPGTMEKLGLGYEELKKVNPRLIYAASSGFGQTGPYAHKAAYDMIVQGMGGIMSITGEPGRPPVRVGASIGDITAGLFTAYGIMTALYHREKTGLGQLVDVAMLDCQVAILENAIARYAVTGKAPEPLGTRHPSITPFQAYKTQDDWIIVAVGNDQLWAKFCKVIGREELIDDSRFITNAKRTEHVEELGNILEEIFKTKSFAQWMKELDAAGIPCGPINTVDKLFNHPQINSREMLVKVKIPQDKEIVAPGVPVKLSETPGGVQGPAPALGEHTDEILKTLLGYTEEKIASLKTKGAL, encoded by the coding sequence ATGAGCAATACCAAAAAGCTGCCTCTGGCTGGAGTTAAGGTGCTGGACATGACCAGGGTCCTGGCAGGTCCATTTGCCACCATGATGTTAGCCGATTTCGGGGCGGAAGTCATCAAAATAGAGCGACCTGAAGTAGGGGATGATTCCCGTGAGTTTGGGCCTTTTGTGGATGGCTTCAGCGCTTACTTTGCCAGTTTAAACCGGGGGAAAAAATCACTCACTTTGGAACTAAAGATTCCCGAGGGTAAAGCTGTTTTCCTGGACCTGGTGAAAAAAGTAGATGTATTAGTGGAAAACTTCCGGCCAGGAACCATGGAAAAGCTGGGTTTAGGCTATGAGGAATTAAAGAAAGTTAATCCTAGGCTAATATATGCTGCTTCTTCGGGCTTTGGCCAGACCGGTCCTTATGCTCATAAAGCTGCCTATGATATGATAGTACAGGGAATGGGCGGTATCATGAGTATTACCGGGGAACCAGGCAGACCACCTGTCCGGGTCGGGGCTTCTATCGGGGATATCACTGCAGGGCTTTTTACTGCTTATGGTATTATGACTGCTTTGTACCACCGGGAGAAGACAGGGCTGGGGCAGCTGGTTGATGTGGCCATGCTGGATTGCCAGGTGGCTATCCTGGAAAATGCTATTGCGAGGTATGCCGTTACCGGAAAGGCCCCTGAACCCCTGGGTACACGTCATCCTTCCATTACCCCTTTCCAGGCCTATAAAACGCAAGATGACTGGATTATTGTCGCTGTGGGCAATGATCAACTCTGGGCCAAGTTTTGTAAGGTGATCGGACGTGAAGAATTAATTGATGACAGCAGGTTTATCACTAATGCTAAGCGCACGGAACATGTTGAAGAATTAGGAAACATACTGGAAGAAATCTTTAAAACCAAGAGTTTTGCCCAATGGATGAAAGAGTTGGATGCTGCGGGTATCCCCTGTGGTCCCATCAACACTGTTGATAAGCTCTTTAATCATCCCCAGATAAATTCTCGAGAAATGCTGGTGAAAGTTAAAATTCCTCAGGACAAGGAAATTGTTGCCCCAGGGGTTCCTGTAAAATTGTCAGAGACACCGGGTGGTGTGCAAGGGCCTGCCCCTGCTTTAGGTGAGCATACCGATGAAATTTTGAAGACTTTATTGGGTTATACTGAAGAAAAGATAGCCTCCCTGAAGACAAAAGGTGCCCTCTGA
- a CDS encoding DUF1116 domain-containing protein, with protein sequence MTKIKELFAQKINAINLGTELFKNDLAKQGIPVVQVDWTPPAGGDIRLIKALDALKALEDKINEANQEAFNRYTGAQPMLVDIETALDFIPGMTKKTILHAGPPITWEKMSGPMRGAVMGALIYEGLASNGEEAEKLAASGEITYSPCHERGGVGPMAGVVSASMPVFVIKNVTHGNTAFCTLNEGLGKVLRYGAYSEEVIERLRWIEKVLAPALKKAILLSGGIDLRAMVAQAVHMGDEGHNRNKAGTSLFIRAIAPYLLQAGIPQEDLVKIVNFINSNDHFFLNLSMPYCKAALDAANGVPYSTMVTTMARNGTEFGIRISGLGTRWFTGPAQMIKGLLFPGFTEADANPDIGDSAITETAGIGGFAMAAAPAIVQFVGGTVDDALAYSNRMYEITIGENKFFTIPQFNFRGSATGIDLRKVIELGILPQINTGMAHKEPGVGQVGAGLVNPPRECFEKALLAFAEEYAK encoded by the coding sequence ATGACAAAGATAAAGGAGCTCTTTGCACAAAAAATCAACGCTATTAATTTGGGAACAGAACTCTTTAAAAACGACTTAGCCAAGCAAGGTATTCCTGTGGTTCAGGTGGACTGGACTCCTCCGGCTGGAGGGGATATTCGCCTGATCAAAGCTCTGGATGCTTTGAAAGCTTTAGAAGATAAAATTAATGAAGCAAACCAGGAAGCATTTAATCGTTATACCGGTGCCCAACCCATGCTGGTGGATATAGAGACTGCTTTGGACTTTATACCCGGTATGACGAAAAAGACTATCCTGCACGCAGGGCCGCCCATAACCTGGGAGAAAATGTCCGGACCCATGCGTGGGGCCGTGATGGGGGCCCTCATCTATGAAGGTTTGGCTTCTAATGGGGAAGAAGCGGAAAAATTAGCTGCCTCAGGAGAAATCACTTATTCTCCCTGTCATGAGCGGGGCGGGGTGGGTCCCATGGCTGGTGTAGTTTCAGCCTCTATGCCCGTCTTTGTCATTAAAAATGTTACCCATGGCAATACAGCTTTTTGTACTTTGAATGAAGGCCTGGGTAAGGTGCTGCGCTATGGTGCCTATAGTGAGGAGGTTATTGAACGTTTACGCTGGATAGAGAAGGTCCTGGCCCCTGCTCTGAAAAAAGCCATTCTTCTTTCTGGCGGAATCGACCTTCGAGCCATGGTAGCTCAAGCCGTCCACATGGGGGACGAAGGTCATAACCGTAATAAGGCCGGTACTTCTCTCTTTATTCGAGCTATTGCCCCCTATTTGCTCCAGGCAGGAATACCGCAGGAAGATTTGGTGAAAATAGTTAACTTTATCAATAGTAACGACCACTTCTTCTTGAATCTTTCTATGCCATATTGTAAAGCCGCTTTGGATGCGGCAAACGGTGTGCCTTACAGCACCATGGTCACAACCATGGCTCGAAATGGTACAGAATTCGGTATACGTATCAGTGGCTTGGGGACCAGATGGTTTACCGGTCCGGCCCAAATGATTAAGGGGCTCCTTTTCCCAGGTTTCACGGAAGCTGATGCCAACCCTGACATTGGTGACAGCGCCATCACCGAAACAGCCGGTATCGGAGGTTTTGCTATGGCTGCTGCCCCGGCTATAGTCCAGTTTGTGGGTGGAACTGTGGATGATGCTCTCGCCTATTCCAACCGTATGTATGAGATTACTATTGGAGAAAACAAATTCTTCACTATTCCGCAATTTAATTTCCGCGGCAGTGCTACGGGGATTGATCTAAGAAAGGTTATTGAGCTGGGTATTTTACCCCAGATCAATACGGGGATGGCCCATAAGGAGCCCGGTGTTGGTCAGGTAGGTGCGGGATTAGTGAATCCGCCCAGAGAGTGTTTTGAAAAGGCTCTCCTGGCTTTTGCTGAAGAGTATGCAAAATAA
- the fdrA gene encoding acyl-CoA synthetase FdrA: MVVKVIVKANAYFDSVTLMAISKKITERAGVFDAVVGMGTDLNKELIANVGMETPEVVKAGPNDLLIAVKAENETILAEAIQAVEEALVQRKGAKKAAEQVPKSLDGALNLAPESNLVVISLPGAYAAREVKKALENNLHVMLFSDNVSLEDEIALKKLAHEKGLLMMGPDCGTAIINHVPLCFANVVRPGNIGIVAASGTGTQEVTSLIDRFGGGISQVIGTGGRDLKAEVGGIMMLDGLKALEEDPATAVIVIISKPPAPQVAEKVLAAVKNGSKPKVVFFLGGDRSAIEKAGAIAGYNLEDTARKAVALALGKEIPTDCVCCVEDLAVVEREQAGMAPGQKYVRALYTGGTLCDEAMLVLQEDLGGIYSNIAFKPELMLEDTSKSKKHTAIDLGDDKFTVGRPHPMIDPTLRLSRLLQEARDPETAVILLDVVLGYGSHPDPAGILVPVIKEAKALAQAQGRYLSVVASICGTHKDPQNFTEQEAKLKEAGVVIASSNVKAAKLAGTIVKDRQ, from the coding sequence ATGGTTGTAAAAGTTATCGTAAAGGCTAATGCCTATTTTGACTCTGTTACCCTCATGGCCATTTCTAAAAAAATAACAGAAAGGGCAGGGGTCTTTGATGCTGTCGTTGGTATGGGGACAGACTTAAATAAAGAACTAATTGCTAATGTTGGCATGGAAACCCCGGAAGTGGTGAAAGCGGGGCCCAATGACCTCTTAATCGCTGTCAAGGCTGAAAACGAAACAATTCTGGCAGAAGCCATCCAAGCAGTAGAGGAAGCATTGGTGCAACGTAAAGGTGCCAAAAAAGCAGCCGAACAGGTGCCTAAAAGCCTGGACGGGGCCTTAAATCTTGCTCCTGAAAGTAATTTAGTTGTGATTTCCCTGCCAGGTGCTTATGCGGCCAGGGAAGTGAAAAAAGCCCTGGAAAACAATCTCCATGTCATGTTATTTTCCGATAACGTGTCCCTGGAAGATGAAATTGCCCTAAAAAAATTAGCCCATGAAAAGGGTCTCTTGATGATGGGACCTGACTGTGGCACAGCCATTATTAACCATGTTCCCCTTTGTTTTGCCAATGTAGTCCGTCCCGGGAATATTGGTATTGTGGCTGCTTCAGGAACAGGTACCCAGGAAGTTACTTCTTTGATTGACCGTTTCGGTGGCGGGATCTCCCAGGTCATCGGTACAGGAGGCAGGGATTTAAAGGCAGAGGTAGGCGGAATTATGATGCTGGACGGCCTCAAGGCCTTAGAAGAGGATCCCGCTACTGCTGTTATTGTGATTATTTCCAAGCCCCCTGCGCCTCAAGTCGCAGAAAAAGTTCTGGCAGCAGTAAAGAATGGGTCCAAACCCAAAGTAGTGTTTTTCCTAGGGGGTGACCGCAGTGCTATTGAAAAGGCTGGAGCCATCGCGGGATATAACCTAGAGGATACTGCCCGGAAAGCGGTGGCCTTAGCCTTAGGCAAAGAAATTCCCACAGATTGTGTATGCTGTGTAGAGGATCTGGCCGTTGTGGAGCGTGAACAGGCTGGAATGGCTCCTGGACAAAAATATGTTCGTGCCCTTTATACGGGTGGAACACTGTGCGATGAAGCCATGTTAGTATTGCAGGAGGACCTGGGCGGTATCTACTCAAATATTGCCTTTAAGCCCGAGTTGATGCTGGAGGACACCTCTAAGAGCAAGAAACATACAGCTATAGACTTAGGTGATGACAAGTTTACAGTAGGACGGCCCCACCCCATGATTGACCCCACCCTCAGGCTCTCCAGGCTTTTACAGGAGGCCCGGGATCCAGAAACAGCCGTTATCCTCCTGGATGTTGTTTTAGGTTACGGTTCCCATCCCGATCCTGCAGGGATTCTTGTGCCCGTGATTAAGGAAGCTAAGGCTCTGGCTCAAGCCCAAGGACGATACCTGTCCGTTGTAGCATCCATTTGTGGAACCCATAAAGACCCGCAAAATTTCACTGAACAAGAGGCCAAACTGAAAGAAGCGGGTGTCGTTATTGCATCCAGTAATGTAAAAGCCGCCAAACTGGCAGGTACAATCGTGAAGGACAGACAATAG
- a CDS encoding DUF2877 domain-containing protein: protein MGLMLRGVSLGEAFRHRLKQGSFTGTVHSVFHRVCNLFTMEGELYSLALPEVGNSPNSLLVALPPGEDFISWGFVQNGKFMAIGTSTLLIDDYFIDLSKAGLWTLGDMDCPVSRHQILKNLMILKKQVVRDGFPEGLGGLLADKPPDSYLIKAVLKVLIPLTEAIRSGDQVGVYRGGRSLIGLGPGLTPSGDDFLSGFMSSLYCGAKALGFETTGVWRCNQEIVRAAKGRTNLISYTQILYASQGQTPEHIHALLNALYYGEDDEQLIKAVKRVLGMGSTSGSDLLAGIGMAMEFLLTQDTLYQERSAQIWL, encoded by the coding sequence ATGGGATTGATGTTACGTGGAGTTTCCCTTGGCGAAGCGTTCCGCCATAGACTTAAGCAGGGCTCCTTTACGGGAACTGTGCACAGTGTGTTTCACCGGGTCTGTAATCTTTTCACTATGGAGGGTGAACTGTACTCTCTGGCCTTACCGGAGGTGGGCAACAGTCCTAACAGTTTACTGGTGGCACTGCCCCCCGGAGAAGATTTTATATCATGGGGGTTCGTGCAGAATGGGAAATTCATGGCTATTGGTACAAGTACCCTCTTAATTGATGATTATTTTATTGATCTCAGTAAAGCTGGGCTATGGACCCTGGGGGATATGGATTGTCCAGTTTCCCGGCATCAAATACTAAAAAATCTCATGATTTTAAAAAAACAAGTGGTGAGGGATGGCTTTCCTGAAGGATTAGGCGGGCTTCTTGCCGATAAACCTCCGGACAGCTATCTCATCAAGGCCGTTTTGAAAGTATTGATTCCTCTTACTGAAGCTATCCGTTCCGGGGATCAGGTAGGTGTTTACAGGGGGGGCCGTTCGCTGATTGGCCTTGGACCGGGATTAACTCCCTCGGGGGATGATTTTTTAAGCGGTTTTATGAGCAGTCTTTATTGTGGCGCCAAGGCCTTGGGATTTGAAACTACAGGGGTTTGGCGCTGCAATCAGGAGATTGTCAGAGCAGCTAAGGGCCGCACCAACCTGATCAGTTATACACAAATCTTATATGCCAGCCAGGGTCAAACACCGGAACATATACATGCCCTCCTTAATGCCCTTTACTACGGCGAGGATGATGAACAGTTAATAAAAGCCGTAAAAAGGGTACTGGGGATGGGCAGCACTTCTGGCAGTGACCTGCTGGCCGGTATTGGTATGGCTATGGAGTTTTTATTAACCCAAGATACTTTATATCAAGAAAGGAGTGCCCAGATATGGTTGTAA
- a CDS encoding PucR family transcriptional regulator — translation MNKEIGLSLRELLELEPFHNTRVVGGHKGLDKTVINVNVMEVPDILDWIKPGELLLTTAYSIRDNVTAQQNLVPQLAQRGLVGLAIKPRRYIERIPDIMIEQADQYDFPLLELPGEVSFSDLINHALTAIVDKQNNYLNRSLNAHRLFMDIVLNGGDLKDMAKSLAQLVENTVIIYDVKHERVAWETVNWDEDKIGDLWDKESVGVVRGHVQTSKVPVEADGCKFCNLEVPIYSGNEYYGKVLVCETNKPLSFSDIPIVERLATVAALEIVNQHALIQVERRYANEFLDLLLFSQIEEESEFINRGKFFGWDLAKPYVAVILQYENDSIKTGSESEKRRQDINNSIFKMVCDFYKDEDRAVIAGTKSNMVILLLEVKKKEPKLLYREVMEEAKLMRKALSHLLKEGDLTISVGRYYEGIAGIQKSYKEAFKALRIGKQIGSRGQNINFHDLGIYRLLVLIDKREELEEFLNETVRPLINYDAERNSDLVKTLDMFFRCQGNAKKVSDKLYTHYNTVLYRLERIQEITGLDLNDSEDRFNLEVGLKVCKLMQTKV, via the coding sequence ATGAACAAGGAAATTGGTTTGAGCCTTAGAGAACTTCTGGAACTTGAGCCATTTCACAATACAAGAGTTGTAGGGGGCCATAAGGGGCTCGATAAAACGGTGATTAATGTCAATGTTATGGAAGTGCCGGATATCCTTGATTGGATTAAGCCGGGTGAGCTTCTTTTAACTACGGCTTACTCCATACGCGATAATGTCACGGCGCAGCAGAATCTTGTTCCCCAACTGGCCCAAAGAGGGCTGGTGGGATTGGCCATCAAACCCCGCCGCTATATTGAACGTATTCCCGACATTATGATCGAACAGGCCGATCAGTATGATTTTCCCCTGCTAGAATTGCCAGGAGAAGTTTCTTTTTCCGATTTGATTAACCATGCCTTAACAGCCATTGTAGATAAGCAGAACAACTATTTAAACCGTTCCCTTAATGCGCACCGCTTGTTTATGGATATTGTCCTAAATGGGGGTGATCTAAAAGACATGGCTAAAAGTCTGGCCCAACTCGTTGAAAATACTGTAATCATCTACGATGTTAAACATGAACGGGTGGCCTGGGAAACGGTAAATTGGGACGAGGATAAAATCGGGGATTTATGGGATAAAGAAAGTGTAGGAGTTGTTCGAGGACATGTACAAACAAGTAAAGTACCTGTAGAAGCCGACGGTTGCAAATTCTGTAACCTGGAGGTTCCCATATATTCCGGAAATGAATACTATGGTAAAGTGCTTGTTTGTGAAACAAACAAGCCCCTTAGTTTTTCGGATATCCCTATTGTGGAAAGATTGGCTACAGTAGCGGCTTTAGAAATTGTCAATCAACATGCACTCATTCAAGTGGAAAGACGTTATGCCAACGAATTTTTAGATTTGTTGTTATTCTCACAAATAGAAGAGGAAAGTGAATTTATTAACCGCGGCAAGTTTTTTGGTTGGGACCTTGCCAAACCCTATGTAGCAGTGATTTTACAGTACGAAAATGACTCTATTAAAACCGGCAGCGAAAGTGAAAAGAGACGACAGGATATTAATAATAGTATTTTTAAGATGGTTTGCGACTTTTATAAAGATGAAGATAGAGCTGTTATTGCTGGCACGAAAAGCAATATGGTTATTTTGTTATTAGAAGTAAAGAAAAAGGAACCAAAACTTTTATACAGGGAGGTTATGGAAGAAGCCAAGCTTATGCGGAAAGCCCTTTCTCATCTTTTAAAAGAAGGGGATCTTACAATCAGTGTAGGACGTTACTATGAGGGAATTGCCGGGATTCAGAAAAGTTACAAAGAAGCCTTTAAAGCCTTGCGTATTGGGAAACAAATAGGCTCCCGGGGGCAGAATATTAATTTCCACGATCTTGGGATTTACCGCCTCCTTGTCCTCATTGATAAACGGGAAGAACTGGAGGAATTTCTTAACGAAACGGTAAGGCCGCTCATTAATTATGATGCTGAGAGAAATTCAGATTTGGTGAAGACTCTGGACATGTTTTTCAGATGTCAGGGCAATGCTAAAAAAGTTTCCGATAAACTCTATACTCACTACAATACGGTTTTGTATCGTTTGGAAAGGATTCAGGAAATAACCGGACTGGATTTAAATGACTCTGAGGACAGGTTTAACCTTGAGGTTGGCTTAAAAGTATGCAAATTAATGCAAACGAAAGTTTGA